The proteins below come from a single Paraburkholderia flagellata genomic window:
- a CDS encoding amylo-alpha-1,6-glucosidase, translated as MQDPETLGGVTRSSGVDHPVHETDIAFIAPETPEVASADQHVLKSGGTFIVNDPLGDITGIDDGLFVNDTRVLSSLRLTFGGRVPSLLSGSVSSDNAVFTAHLTNRPLPPLGGTTTPEGVIHVQRERVLSGTLMTEAIELTNYGTEDAVVPLSISFASDFRDMFEVRGLKREKRGTLVPPRVEDGEVRLEYIGLDKVARRVRIEFSPTPNKLFADRADFTVDLPAQACVSIYLTVAIEVEALPGAAPGTQSAGIFQPAHCLVNSKEQRVGRAAVRAALVDSHIVMRERRRATASLRSSNPLFNAWINRSIADLGLLTTDLPTGPYPYAGIPWFSTPFGRDAIITSLQTLWLTPALARGVLRFLAEHQAREDSAFRDAAVGKIMHEMRKSEMAATGEVPFALYYGGVDSTPLFVVLAGAYVERTGDVSLIDELWPALERAAAWVAGVCDRNKLGLLDYRRESEGGLANQGWKDSHDSVFHADGRFPDGPIALVEVQAYASAAFETMSRFATHRGLVEDAARYAARAAKIRRCVEEKFWMPESEFYGIALDGHGELCRVLASNAGHLLAFGLPEEERGRAVAEVLESALFHTGWGVRTLAAGQARFNPMAYHNGSVWPHDNALCARGLARYGRKAAAVRLLQALFEAAVTFDMRLPELFCGFPRRRGEPPTAYPVACLPQAWAAGSPFMMLEACLGVTIDAARNEVRVEQPMLPEGIDWLEVGDLRVGNNTVTLMFRRVDGKVVASADRSDVKVVALL; from the coding sequence ATGCAGGATCCTGAAACACTCGGTGGCGTCACGCGCTCAAGCGGCGTGGACCATCCCGTCCACGAAACCGACATCGCGTTCATCGCGCCCGAAACGCCCGAGGTCGCAAGCGCCGACCAGCATGTGCTGAAGTCGGGCGGCACCTTCATCGTCAACGATCCGCTCGGCGACATCACTGGCATCGACGACGGCCTCTTCGTCAACGACACGCGCGTGCTTTCGTCGCTACGCCTCACCTTTGGCGGGCGCGTGCCCTCGCTGCTCTCGGGCAGCGTGAGCAGCGACAACGCCGTGTTCACGGCCCACCTCACCAATCGTCCGCTGCCGCCGCTTGGCGGCACCACCACGCCCGAGGGCGTGATTCACGTGCAGCGCGAGCGCGTGCTATCGGGCACGTTGATGACCGAGGCCATCGAGCTCACGAACTACGGCACCGAAGACGCCGTCGTGCCGCTCTCCATTTCGTTCGCGAGCGACTTTCGCGACATGTTCGAGGTGCGCGGCCTGAAGCGCGAGAAGCGCGGCACGCTCGTGCCGCCGCGCGTCGAGGACGGCGAGGTCCGGCTCGAGTACATCGGCCTCGACAAGGTCGCGCGGCGCGTGCGCATCGAGTTCTCGCCCACGCCGAACAAGCTCTTCGCCGATCGCGCCGACTTCACCGTGGACCTGCCCGCGCAGGCGTGCGTGTCGATCTACCTCACGGTCGCGATCGAAGTGGAGGCGCTGCCCGGCGCCGCGCCCGGCACGCAGAGCGCGGGCATTTTTCAGCCCGCGCATTGCCTCGTGAACTCGAAGGAGCAACGCGTGGGCCGCGCCGCCGTGCGCGCCGCACTGGTCGACTCGCACATCGTGATGCGCGAACGCCGCCGCGCGACGGCGAGCCTGCGTTCGAGCAACCCGCTCTTCAATGCGTGGATCAACCGCTCGATCGCCGATCTGGGCCTCTTGACCACCGACCTGCCGACCGGCCCGTATCCGTATGCGGGTATTCCGTGGTTCTCCACGCCGTTCGGCCGCGACGCGATCATCACGTCGCTGCAAACGCTGTGGCTCACGCCCGCGCTCGCGCGTGGCGTGCTGCGCTTTCTCGCGGAGCATCAGGCGCGCGAGGACTCGGCGTTCCGCGACGCGGCGGTCGGCAAGATCATGCACGAGATGCGCAAGAGCGAGATGGCCGCAACGGGCGAAGTGCCGTTCGCGCTCTACTACGGCGGCGTGGACAGCACGCCGCTCTTCGTCGTGCTGGCGGGCGCGTACGTCGAACGCACCGGCGACGTCTCGCTGATCGACGAGTTGTGGCCGGCGCTCGAACGCGCGGCGGCCTGGGTCGCAGGTGTGTGCGACCGCAACAAACTCGGTCTGCTCGACTACCGGCGCGAATCGGAAGGCGGGCTCGCGAACCAGGGGTGGAAAGACAGCCACGACTCGGTGTTCCATGCGGACGGCCGTTTCCCCGATGGCCCGATCGCACTCGTCGAAGTGCAGGCATACGCGAGCGCGGCGTTCGAGACGATGTCGCGCTTTGCCACGCATCGCGGCCTGGTGGAAGACGCGGCGCGCTACGCCGCGCGCGCCGCGAAAATCCGCCGCTGCGTGGAAGAGAAGTTCTGGATGCCGGAGTCGGAGTTCTACGGCATTGCACTCGACGGTCACGGCGAACTGTGCCGCGTGCTGGCTTCCAATGCGGGGCATCTGCTTGCGTTTGGACTGCCAGAGGAGGAGCGCGGCCGGGCGGTGGCGGAAGTGCTCGAATCGGCGCTATTCCATACGGGCTGGGGCGTGCGTACGCTCGCGGCGGGTCAGGCGCGTTTCAACCCCATGGCGTACCACAATGGCTCGGTCTGGCCGCACGACAACGCACTGTGCGCGCGCGGCCTTGCGCGCTATGGCCGCAAGGCGGCGGCGGTGCGCCTCTTGCAGGCGCTGTTCGAGGCTGCGGTGACGTTCGACATGCGTTTGCCCGAACTCTTCTGCGGATTCCCGCGCCGGCGCGGCGAGCCGCCCACGGCGTATCCGGTGGCCTGCCTGCCGCAAGCATGGGCTGCGGGTTCGCCGTTCATGATGCTTGAAGCGTGTCTTGGCGTGACGATCGACGCGGCGCGCAACGAAGTGCGTGTCGAGCAGCCCATGTTGCCCGAAGGCATCGACTGGCTCGAAGTGGGCGATCTGCGCGTGGGCAACAACACGGTGACGCTCATGTTCCGCCGTGTGGACGGCAAGGTGGTAGCGTCGGCCGATCGCAGCGACGTGAAGGTGGTGGCGCTGCTGTGA
- the gltA gene encoding citrate synthase, whose translation MIDSKTHATLTIPGHAEGVQLPVYKGTIGPDVIDIRKLYGQTGMFTYDPGFMSTAACNSAITYIDGDKGELLYRGYPIDNLAQNADFLESCYLLLKGELPTQQQKDEFVASVTNHTMVHEQMHFFFRGFRRDAHPMAILVAAVGALSAFYHDSLDINNAQHREVSAIRMIAKLPTLVAMAYKYTIGQPFVYPQNDLSYSANFMRMMFSAPSEEYKVNDVLVRALDRILILHADHEQNASTSTVRLAGSSGANPFACIAAGIACLWGPAHGGANEAALNMLEEIGSVDNIPKFIEQVKDKNSGVKLMGFGHRVYKNYDPRAKLMRETCYEVLNELGLHDDPLFKLAMQLEKIALEDEYFVSRKLYPNVDFYSGIVQRALGIPTSMFTCIFAMARTVGWIAQWNEMIADPEQKIGRPRQLFIGETSREAKPISQR comes from the coding sequence ATGATCGACTCGAAGACACACGCCACGCTCACGATCCCCGGCCACGCTGAAGGCGTTCAGTTGCCGGTCTACAAGGGCACCATCGGCCCGGACGTGATCGACATCCGCAAGCTGTACGGCCAGACCGGCATGTTCACGTATGACCCGGGCTTCATGTCCACGGCGGCGTGCAACTCGGCGATCACCTATATCGACGGCGACAAGGGCGAATTGCTGTACCGCGGCTACCCGATCGACAATCTCGCGCAAAACGCCGACTTCCTCGAAAGCTGCTACCTCCTGCTCAAGGGCGAGTTGCCCACGCAGCAGCAGAAGGACGAATTCGTGGCCTCGGTGACGAACCACACGATGGTTCACGAGCAGATGCACTTCTTTTTCCGGGGGTTCCGCCGTGACGCACATCCGATGGCGATTCTGGTGGCGGCGGTCGGCGCGCTGTCCGCGTTCTATCACGACTCGCTCGACATCAACAACGCGCAGCATCGCGAGGTGTCGGCGATCCGCATGATCGCGAAGCTGCCGACGCTCGTCGCCATGGCGTACAAGTACACGATCGGCCAGCCGTTCGTGTATCCGCAGAACGACCTCTCGTACAGCGCGAACTTCATGCGCATGATGTTCTCCGCGCCGAGCGAAGAGTACAAGGTCAACGACGTGCTCGTACGCGCGCTCGACCGCATCCTCATTCTGCACGCCGATCACGAGCAGAACGCTTCGACCTCGACGGTGCGTCTGGCGGGCTCGTCGGGCGCGAACCCGTTCGCGTGTATCGCGGCCGGTATCGCGTGTCTGTGGGGCCCGGCGCACGGCGGTGCGAACGAAGCCGCGCTGAACATGCTCGAAGAAATCGGCTCGGTCGATAACATCCCGAAGTTCATCGAGCAGGTGAAGGACAAGAATTCGGGCGTGAAGCTGATGGGTTTCGGCCACCGCGTGTACAAGAACTACGACCCGCGTGCGAAGCTCATGCGCGAGACGTGCTACGAAGTGCTGAACGAACTCGGTCTGCACGACGATCCGCTCTTCAAGCTTGCCATGCAGCTCGAAAAGATCGCGCTGGAAGACGAATACTTCGTGTCGCGCAAGCTGTACCCGAACGTGGACTTCTATTCGGGCATCGTGCAGCGCGCGCTGGGCATCCCGACCTCGATGTTCACCTGCATCTTCGCGATGGCGCGCACGGTGGGCTGGATCGCGCAGTGGAACGAAATGATTGCTGACCCCGAGCAGAAGATCGGCCGTCCGCGTCAGCTGTTCATCGGCGAAACGTCGCGTGAGGCCAAGCCGATTTCGCAACGCTGA